The following coding sequences lie in one Monomorium pharaonis isolate MP-MQ-018 chromosome 1, ASM1337386v2, whole genome shotgun sequence genomic window:
- the LOC105836605 gene encoding sodium-coupled neutral amino acid transporter 9 isoform X2 gives MRVLSQGFRDIMFKSRVYPGSDSSLTPDSGSESTPLLSSESCTSPEPAIFGDSETSDLDPSPIHCSYIYGSVDSASFKTILTVPNKSFSSTCGSELFVSTMVTSPCIVNLDHEKNYQPRSVDLIITNEGSNAKTKMYDHKPGPLEFPPDITQTPCKDDKKQNSLVTIFSIWNTILGSSLLTMPWGILMAGFFPGIIINLMMSGLCLYTAYRLIAAHAYHGGGANVEVLDLFRIYLGKWAEQVARIFSIAILLGSTIAYWILMANFLYNSVNFIYDSITGWSTHPVSENITYKEVLCPKETRDNNTIVIYEKTFDSLGPAWDLRNTVPVFLALLIFPLLNFNSTTFFTKFNSLGTISIMYVIVFVVIKSASWGINMDQNEWATNWVIKSTFPALTGMLAMSFFIHNIIVNIMQNNRDQAKNGRDLTIAYILVTFTYITVGVAFYMCFPLSKSCVEDNLLNNFQKWDGLTIGVRILLLFQLMTVYPLIAYILRIQLLSWICKGTSNRGLVLLINFVLISICIIFATFVPYIGTVVRYTGALSGLIYVFTFPNLLHLSILKKEGKLSVCTILFHLSIPIIGILNLIAQFFIATR, from the exons CTTCAGAGACATTATGTTTAAGTCCCGTGTTTACCCAGGCAGCGACTCCTCGCTGACACCTGACAGCGGATCCGAGAGCACGCCGTTACTCTCCTCGGAATCGTGCACGAGCCCGGAGCCGGCGATATTCGGCGATTCGGAAACGAGCGACTTAGATCCAAGTCCGATTCACTGCTCTTACAT ATACGGAAGCGTAGACAGCGCTAGCTTCAAAACGATCCTAACTGTACCGAACAAGTCATTCTCATCGACGTGCGGCAGTGAACTATTCGTTTCCACAATGGTGACTTCACCTTGCATAGTGAATCTCGATCACGAAAAAAATTACCAGCCGCGCAGCGTCGATTTG ATAATAACGAACGAAGGTTCCAACGCGAAGACGAAAATGTACGACCATAAGCCTGGACCCCTGGAATTTCCACCCGATATCACGCAGACTCCCTGCAAGGATGACAAGAAGCAGAACTCGCTGGTCACCAT attttccaTATGGAACACAATACTGGGCTCATCGTTACTGACGATGCCATGGGGAATTCTGATGGCCGGATTCTTTCCTGGAATTATCATCAACTTGATGATGAGCGGTTTATGCCTCTATACCGCTTACCGTCTCATAGCTGCACACGCATACCAtg GTGGTGGAGCAAATGTGGAAGTCTTGGACTTGTTCCGGATATACCTCGGCAAATGGGCGGAACAAGTCGCCAGGATTTTTAGTATTGCCATACTGCTGGGCTCAACTATAGCTTACTGGATATTAATGGCAAACTTCTTGTATAAtagtgttaattttatttatg atAGCATAACTGGCTGGTCAACGCATCCTGTATCTGAGAATATTACGTATAAAGAag TTTTGTGCCCAAAAGAGACCCGAGACAATAACACTATTGTGATCTACGAAAAAACGTTTGATTCATTGGGACCAGCGTGGGATCTGCGTAACACAGTGCCCGTATTTCTGGCCCTATTAATATTTCctctcttaaattttaatagtacgaCATTTTTTACGAAGTTTAATTCTCTCG gAACGATATCAATTATGTATGTGATAGTCTTTGTTGTGATAAAATCAGCATCATGGGGCATCAACATGGACCAAAACGAATGGGCGACGAATTGGGTGATAAAGTCCACGTTTCCGGCACTCACCGGAATGCTGGCAATGTCATTCTTCATTCACAATATTATAGTcaatataatgcaaaataatcgTGATCAAGCAAAAAAC GGAAGAGACTTAACCATAGCATACATCCTCGTTACATTTACTTATATTACCGTTGGAGTAGCGTTTTACATGTGCTTTCCGTTATCTAAATCATGCGTAGAAGAT AAtctattgaataattttcaaaagtgGGATGGCCTAACGATAGGTGTTCGTATACTGCTGCTTTTCCAATTGATGACCGTTTATCCTTTAATCGCGTACATATTGCGTATTCAGTTACTTTCGTGGATATGCAAAGGAACATCCAATAGAGGCTTGGTGctcttaattaatttcgtattGATCTCTATATGTATCATTTTCGCGACGTTTGTACCTTACATTGGGACTGTCGTCAGGTATACCGGCGCTTTAAGTGGACTCATCTATGTTTTTACTTTCCCAAATTTACTGCACCTGTCTATTTTGAAAAAGGAAGGAAAGCTAAGTGTGTGCACGATATTATTCCATTTAAGTATACCTATTATTGGAATTTTAAATCTCATTGCTCAGTTCTTTATCGCAACTCGCTGA
- the LOC105836605 gene encoding sodium-coupled neutral amino acid transporter 9 isoform X1 has translation MHSSGRQGVERKERHSPYYNDLFFFLFVSFRDIMFKSRVYPGSDSSLTPDSGSESTPLLSSESCTSPEPAIFGDSETSDLDPSPIHCSYIYGSVDSASFKTILTVPNKSFSSTCGSELFVSTMVTSPCIVNLDHEKNYQPRSVDLIITNEGSNAKTKMYDHKPGPLEFPPDITQTPCKDDKKQNSLVTIFSIWNTILGSSLLTMPWGILMAGFFPGIIINLMMSGLCLYTAYRLIAAHAYHGGGANVEVLDLFRIYLGKWAEQVARIFSIAILLGSTIAYWILMANFLYNSVNFIYDSITGWSTHPVSENITYKEVLCPKETRDNNTIVIYEKTFDSLGPAWDLRNTVPVFLALLIFPLLNFNSTTFFTKFNSLGTISIMYVIVFVVIKSASWGINMDQNEWATNWVIKSTFPALTGMLAMSFFIHNIIVNIMQNNRDQAKNGRDLTIAYILVTFTYITVGVAFYMCFPLSKSCVEDNLLNNFQKWDGLTIGVRILLLFQLMTVYPLIAYILRIQLLSWICKGTSNRGLVLLINFVLISICIIFATFVPYIGTVVRYTGALSGLIYVFTFPNLLHLSILKKEGKLSVCTILFHLSIPIIGILNLIAQFFIATR, from the exons ATGCATTCGAGCGGGCGTCAAGGTGTCGAACGGAAAGAGAGACATTCCCCGTATTACAACgatctcttcttttttctctttgtcaGCTTCAGAGACATTATGTTTAAGTCCCGTGTTTACCCAGGCAGCGACTCCTCGCTGACACCTGACAGCGGATCCGAGAGCACGCCGTTACTCTCCTCGGAATCGTGCACGAGCCCGGAGCCGGCGATATTCGGCGATTCGGAAACGAGCGACTTAGATCCAAGTCCGATTCACTGCTCTTACAT ATACGGAAGCGTAGACAGCGCTAGCTTCAAAACGATCCTAACTGTACCGAACAAGTCATTCTCATCGACGTGCGGCAGTGAACTATTCGTTTCCACAATGGTGACTTCACCTTGCATAGTGAATCTCGATCACGAAAAAAATTACCAGCCGCGCAGCGTCGATTTG ATAATAACGAACGAAGGTTCCAACGCGAAGACGAAAATGTACGACCATAAGCCTGGACCCCTGGAATTTCCACCCGATATCACGCAGACTCCCTGCAAGGATGACAAGAAGCAGAACTCGCTGGTCACCAT attttccaTATGGAACACAATACTGGGCTCATCGTTACTGACGATGCCATGGGGAATTCTGATGGCCGGATTCTTTCCTGGAATTATCATCAACTTGATGATGAGCGGTTTATGCCTCTATACCGCTTACCGTCTCATAGCTGCACACGCATACCAtg GTGGTGGAGCAAATGTGGAAGTCTTGGACTTGTTCCGGATATACCTCGGCAAATGGGCGGAACAAGTCGCCAGGATTTTTAGTATTGCCATACTGCTGGGCTCAACTATAGCTTACTGGATATTAATGGCAAACTTCTTGTATAAtagtgttaattttatttatg atAGCATAACTGGCTGGTCAACGCATCCTGTATCTGAGAATATTACGTATAAAGAag TTTTGTGCCCAAAAGAGACCCGAGACAATAACACTATTGTGATCTACGAAAAAACGTTTGATTCATTGGGACCAGCGTGGGATCTGCGTAACACAGTGCCCGTATTTCTGGCCCTATTAATATTTCctctcttaaattttaatagtacgaCATTTTTTACGAAGTTTAATTCTCTCG gAACGATATCAATTATGTATGTGATAGTCTTTGTTGTGATAAAATCAGCATCATGGGGCATCAACATGGACCAAAACGAATGGGCGACGAATTGGGTGATAAAGTCCACGTTTCCGGCACTCACCGGAATGCTGGCAATGTCATTCTTCATTCACAATATTATAGTcaatataatgcaaaataatcgTGATCAAGCAAAAAAC GGAAGAGACTTAACCATAGCATACATCCTCGTTACATTTACTTATATTACCGTTGGAGTAGCGTTTTACATGTGCTTTCCGTTATCTAAATCATGCGTAGAAGAT AAtctattgaataattttcaaaagtgGGATGGCCTAACGATAGGTGTTCGTATACTGCTGCTTTTCCAATTGATGACCGTTTATCCTTTAATCGCGTACATATTGCGTATTCAGTTACTTTCGTGGATATGCAAAGGAACATCCAATAGAGGCTTGGTGctcttaattaatttcgtattGATCTCTATATGTATCATTTTCGCGACGTTTGTACCTTACATTGGGACTGTCGTCAGGTATACCGGCGCTTTAAGTGGACTCATCTATGTTTTTACTTTCCCAAATTTACTGCACCTGTCTATTTTGAAAAAGGAAGGAAAGCTAAGTGTGTGCACGATATTATTCCATTTAAGTATACCTATTATTGGAATTTTAAATCTCATTGCTCAGTTCTTTATCGCAACTCGCTGA
- the LOC105836609 gene encoding ATP synthase subunit C lysine N-methyltransferase: protein MDLPVETRKPSKIGLFFIAATGGIATAISVVCFPFVSPAFRKICLPYVPATRQQIRNVIRALNGRSGGTLIDLGSGDGRIVLAAARHGFKAYGIELNTWLVWYSRLQALIIGLSGDAAFLKQDLWKHHLGKYDNVVIFGVDQMMDDIEKKFSNELHKDSLVIACRFPLPNTHPITTIGHGVDTVWVYKIKAKS, encoded by the exons ATGGATCTCCCCGTCGAGACACGAAAACCGTCAAAGATCGGCCTGTTTTTTATCGCTGCTACAG GAGGAATTGCGACAGCAATCAGCGTCGTCTGTTTTCCGTTCGTCAGCCCGGCGTTTCGCAAGATATGCTTGCCGTATGTGCCGGCCACACGTCAGCAAATTAGAAATGTTATTCGAGCGTTGAATGGCCGCTCCGGTGGCACCCTGATCGACCTCGGCAGCGGCGACGGGCGTATT gtTCTCGCGGCGGCGAGGCACGGCTTCAAAGCCTATGGTATTGAATTGAACACCTGGCTGGTGTGGTACTCGAGGCTCCAGGCGTTGATTATTGGTCTGTCGGGTGACGCCGCGTTTCTCAAACAGGATCTTTGGAAGCATCACCTGGGAAAATATGACAACGTTGTTATATTTGGTGTAGACCAAATG atggatgatatcgaaaaaaaattcagtaaCGAGTTACACAAGGATTCCCTTGTAATTGCATGTAGATTTCCTCTTCCTAACACACATCCTATTACGACAATCGGACATGGAGTTGATACCGTTTGGGTTTATAAGATAAAAGCTAAAAGCTGA
- the LOC105836605 gene encoding sodium-coupled neutral amino acid transporter 9 homolog isoform X5: MVTSPCIVNLDHEKNYQPRSVDLIITNEGSNAKTKMYDHKPGPLEFPPDITQTPCKDDKKQNSLVTIFSIWNTILGSSLLTMPWGILMAGFFPGIIINLMMSGLCLYTAYRLIAAHAYHGGGANVEVLDLFRIYLGKWAEQVARIFSIAILLGSTIAYWILMANFLYNSVNFIYDSITGWSTHPVSENITYKEVLCPKETRDNNTIVIYEKTFDSLGPAWDLRNTVPVFLALLIFPLLNFNSTTFFTKFNSLGTISIMYVIVFVVIKSASWGINMDQNEWATNWVIKSTFPALTGMLAMSFFIHNIIVNIMQNNRDQAKNGRDLTIAYILVTFTYITVGVAFYMCFPLSKSCVEDNLLNNFQKWDGLTIGVRILLLFQLMTVYPLIAYILRIQLLSWICKGTSNRGLVLLINFVLISICIIFATFVPYIGTVVRYTGALSGLIYVFTFPNLLHLSILKKEGKLSVCTILFHLSIPIIGILNLIAQFFIATR; this comes from the exons ATGGTGACTTCACCTTGCATAGTGAATCTCGATCACGAAAAAAATTACCAGCCGCGCAGCGTCGATTTG ATAATAACGAACGAAGGTTCCAACGCGAAGACGAAAATGTACGACCATAAGCCTGGACCCCTGGAATTTCCACCCGATATCACGCAGACTCCCTGCAAGGATGACAAGAAGCAGAACTCGCTGGTCACCAT attttccaTATGGAACACAATACTGGGCTCATCGTTACTGACGATGCCATGGGGAATTCTGATGGCCGGATTCTTTCCTGGAATTATCATCAACTTGATGATGAGCGGTTTATGCCTCTATACCGCTTACCGTCTCATAGCTGCACACGCATACCAtg GTGGTGGAGCAAATGTGGAAGTCTTGGACTTGTTCCGGATATACCTCGGCAAATGGGCGGAACAAGTCGCCAGGATTTTTAGTATTGCCATACTGCTGGGCTCAACTATAGCTTACTGGATATTAATGGCAAACTTCTTGTATAAtagtgttaattttatttatg atAGCATAACTGGCTGGTCAACGCATCCTGTATCTGAGAATATTACGTATAAAGAag TTTTGTGCCCAAAAGAGACCCGAGACAATAACACTATTGTGATCTACGAAAAAACGTTTGATTCATTGGGACCAGCGTGGGATCTGCGTAACACAGTGCCCGTATTTCTGGCCCTATTAATATTTCctctcttaaattttaatagtacgaCATTTTTTACGAAGTTTAATTCTCTCG gAACGATATCAATTATGTATGTGATAGTCTTTGTTGTGATAAAATCAGCATCATGGGGCATCAACATGGACCAAAACGAATGGGCGACGAATTGGGTGATAAAGTCCACGTTTCCGGCACTCACCGGAATGCTGGCAATGTCATTCTTCATTCACAATATTATAGTcaatataatgcaaaataatcgTGATCAAGCAAAAAAC GGAAGAGACTTAACCATAGCATACATCCTCGTTACATTTACTTATATTACCGTTGGAGTAGCGTTTTACATGTGCTTTCCGTTATCTAAATCATGCGTAGAAGAT AAtctattgaataattttcaaaagtgGGATGGCCTAACGATAGGTGTTCGTATACTGCTGCTTTTCCAATTGATGACCGTTTATCCTTTAATCGCGTACATATTGCGTATTCAGTTACTTTCGTGGATATGCAAAGGAACATCCAATAGAGGCTTGGTGctcttaattaatttcgtattGATCTCTATATGTATCATTTTCGCGACGTTTGTACCTTACATTGGGACTGTCGTCAGGTATACCGGCGCTTTAAGTGGACTCATCTATGTTTTTACTTTCCCAAATTTACTGCACCTGTCTATTTTGAAAAAGGAAGGAAAGCTAAGTGTGTGCACGATATTATTCCATTTAAGTATACCTATTATTGGAATTTTAAATCTCATTGCTCAGTTCTTTATCGCAACTCGCTGA
- the LOC105836605 gene encoding sodium-coupled neutral amino acid transporter 9 isoform X3 — MLQSFRDIMFKSRVYPGSDSSLTPDSGSESTPLLSSESCTSPEPAIFGDSETSDLDPSPIHCSYIYGSVDSASFKTILTVPNKSFSSTCGSELFVSTMVTSPCIVNLDHEKNYQPRSVDLIITNEGSNAKTKMYDHKPGPLEFPPDITQTPCKDDKKQNSLVTIFSIWNTILGSSLLTMPWGILMAGFFPGIIINLMMSGLCLYTAYRLIAAHAYHGGGANVEVLDLFRIYLGKWAEQVARIFSIAILLGSTIAYWILMANFLYNSVNFIYDSITGWSTHPVSENITYKEVLCPKETRDNNTIVIYEKTFDSLGPAWDLRNTVPVFLALLIFPLLNFNSTTFFTKFNSLGTISIMYVIVFVVIKSASWGINMDQNEWATNWVIKSTFPALTGMLAMSFFIHNIIVNIMQNNRDQAKNGRDLTIAYILVTFTYITVGVAFYMCFPLSKSCVEDNLLNNFQKWDGLTIGVRILLLFQLMTVYPLIAYILRIQLLSWICKGTSNRGLVLLINFVLISICIIFATFVPYIGTVVRYTGALSGLIYVFTFPNLLHLSILKKEGKLSVCTILFHLSIPIIGILNLIAQFFIATR, encoded by the exons CTTCAGAGACATTATGTTTAAGTCCCGTGTTTACCCAGGCAGCGACTCCTCGCTGACACCTGACAGCGGATCCGAGAGCACGCCGTTACTCTCCTCGGAATCGTGCACGAGCCCGGAGCCGGCGATATTCGGCGATTCGGAAACGAGCGACTTAGATCCAAGTCCGATTCACTGCTCTTACAT ATACGGAAGCGTAGACAGCGCTAGCTTCAAAACGATCCTAACTGTACCGAACAAGTCATTCTCATCGACGTGCGGCAGTGAACTATTCGTTTCCACAATGGTGACTTCACCTTGCATAGTGAATCTCGATCACGAAAAAAATTACCAGCCGCGCAGCGTCGATTTG ATAATAACGAACGAAGGTTCCAACGCGAAGACGAAAATGTACGACCATAAGCCTGGACCCCTGGAATTTCCACCCGATATCACGCAGACTCCCTGCAAGGATGACAAGAAGCAGAACTCGCTGGTCACCAT attttccaTATGGAACACAATACTGGGCTCATCGTTACTGACGATGCCATGGGGAATTCTGATGGCCGGATTCTTTCCTGGAATTATCATCAACTTGATGATGAGCGGTTTATGCCTCTATACCGCTTACCGTCTCATAGCTGCACACGCATACCAtg GTGGTGGAGCAAATGTGGAAGTCTTGGACTTGTTCCGGATATACCTCGGCAAATGGGCGGAACAAGTCGCCAGGATTTTTAGTATTGCCATACTGCTGGGCTCAACTATAGCTTACTGGATATTAATGGCAAACTTCTTGTATAAtagtgttaattttatttatg atAGCATAACTGGCTGGTCAACGCATCCTGTATCTGAGAATATTACGTATAAAGAag TTTTGTGCCCAAAAGAGACCCGAGACAATAACACTATTGTGATCTACGAAAAAACGTTTGATTCATTGGGACCAGCGTGGGATCTGCGTAACACAGTGCCCGTATTTCTGGCCCTATTAATATTTCctctcttaaattttaatagtacgaCATTTTTTACGAAGTTTAATTCTCTCG gAACGATATCAATTATGTATGTGATAGTCTTTGTTGTGATAAAATCAGCATCATGGGGCATCAACATGGACCAAAACGAATGGGCGACGAATTGGGTGATAAAGTCCACGTTTCCGGCACTCACCGGAATGCTGGCAATGTCATTCTTCATTCACAATATTATAGTcaatataatgcaaaataatcgTGATCAAGCAAAAAAC GGAAGAGACTTAACCATAGCATACATCCTCGTTACATTTACTTATATTACCGTTGGAGTAGCGTTTTACATGTGCTTTCCGTTATCTAAATCATGCGTAGAAGAT AAtctattgaataattttcaaaagtgGGATGGCCTAACGATAGGTGTTCGTATACTGCTGCTTTTCCAATTGATGACCGTTTATCCTTTAATCGCGTACATATTGCGTATTCAGTTACTTTCGTGGATATGCAAAGGAACATCCAATAGAGGCTTGGTGctcttaattaatttcgtattGATCTCTATATGTATCATTTTCGCGACGTTTGTACCTTACATTGGGACTGTCGTCAGGTATACCGGCGCTTTAAGTGGACTCATCTATGTTTTTACTTTCCCAAATTTACTGCACCTGTCTATTTTGAAAAAGGAAGGAAAGCTAAGTGTGTGCACGATATTATTCCATTTAAGTATACCTATTATTGGAATTTTAAATCTCATTGCTCAGTTCTTTATCGCAACTCGCTGA
- the LOC105836605 gene encoding sodium-coupled neutral amino acid transporter 9 isoform X4: MFKSRVYPGSDSSLTPDSGSESTPLLSSESCTSPEPAIFGDSETSDLDPSPIHCSYIYGSVDSASFKTILTVPNKSFSSTCGSELFVSTMVTSPCIVNLDHEKNYQPRSVDLIITNEGSNAKTKMYDHKPGPLEFPPDITQTPCKDDKKQNSLVTIFSIWNTILGSSLLTMPWGILMAGFFPGIIINLMMSGLCLYTAYRLIAAHAYHGGGANVEVLDLFRIYLGKWAEQVARIFSIAILLGSTIAYWILMANFLYNSVNFIYDSITGWSTHPVSENITYKEVLCPKETRDNNTIVIYEKTFDSLGPAWDLRNTVPVFLALLIFPLLNFNSTTFFTKFNSLGTISIMYVIVFVVIKSASWGINMDQNEWATNWVIKSTFPALTGMLAMSFFIHNIIVNIMQNNRDQAKNGRDLTIAYILVTFTYITVGVAFYMCFPLSKSCVEDNLLNNFQKWDGLTIGVRILLLFQLMTVYPLIAYILRIQLLSWICKGTSNRGLVLLINFVLISICIIFATFVPYIGTVVRYTGALSGLIYVFTFPNLLHLSILKKEGKLSVCTILFHLSIPIIGILNLIAQFFIATR; encoded by the exons ATGTTTAAGTCCCGTGTTTACCCAGGCAGCGACTCCTCGCTGACACCTGACAGCGGATCCGAGAGCACGCCGTTACTCTCCTCGGAATCGTGCACGAGCCCGGAGCCGGCGATATTCGGCGATTCGGAAACGAGCGACTTAGATCCAAGTCCGATTCACTGCTCTTACAT ATACGGAAGCGTAGACAGCGCTAGCTTCAAAACGATCCTAACTGTACCGAACAAGTCATTCTCATCGACGTGCGGCAGTGAACTATTCGTTTCCACAATGGTGACTTCACCTTGCATAGTGAATCTCGATCACGAAAAAAATTACCAGCCGCGCAGCGTCGATTTG ATAATAACGAACGAAGGTTCCAACGCGAAGACGAAAATGTACGACCATAAGCCTGGACCCCTGGAATTTCCACCCGATATCACGCAGACTCCCTGCAAGGATGACAAGAAGCAGAACTCGCTGGTCACCAT attttccaTATGGAACACAATACTGGGCTCATCGTTACTGACGATGCCATGGGGAATTCTGATGGCCGGATTCTTTCCTGGAATTATCATCAACTTGATGATGAGCGGTTTATGCCTCTATACCGCTTACCGTCTCATAGCTGCACACGCATACCAtg GTGGTGGAGCAAATGTGGAAGTCTTGGACTTGTTCCGGATATACCTCGGCAAATGGGCGGAACAAGTCGCCAGGATTTTTAGTATTGCCATACTGCTGGGCTCAACTATAGCTTACTGGATATTAATGGCAAACTTCTTGTATAAtagtgttaattttatttatg atAGCATAACTGGCTGGTCAACGCATCCTGTATCTGAGAATATTACGTATAAAGAag TTTTGTGCCCAAAAGAGACCCGAGACAATAACACTATTGTGATCTACGAAAAAACGTTTGATTCATTGGGACCAGCGTGGGATCTGCGTAACACAGTGCCCGTATTTCTGGCCCTATTAATATTTCctctcttaaattttaatagtacgaCATTTTTTACGAAGTTTAATTCTCTCG gAACGATATCAATTATGTATGTGATAGTCTTTGTTGTGATAAAATCAGCATCATGGGGCATCAACATGGACCAAAACGAATGGGCGACGAATTGGGTGATAAAGTCCACGTTTCCGGCACTCACCGGAATGCTGGCAATGTCATTCTTCATTCACAATATTATAGTcaatataatgcaaaataatcgTGATCAAGCAAAAAAC GGAAGAGACTTAACCATAGCATACATCCTCGTTACATTTACTTATATTACCGTTGGAGTAGCGTTTTACATGTGCTTTCCGTTATCTAAATCATGCGTAGAAGAT AAtctattgaataattttcaaaagtgGGATGGCCTAACGATAGGTGTTCGTATACTGCTGCTTTTCCAATTGATGACCGTTTATCCTTTAATCGCGTACATATTGCGTATTCAGTTACTTTCGTGGATATGCAAAGGAACATCCAATAGAGGCTTGGTGctcttaattaatttcgtattGATCTCTATATGTATCATTTTCGCGACGTTTGTACCTTACATTGGGACTGTCGTCAGGTATACCGGCGCTTTAAGTGGACTCATCTATGTTTTTACTTTCCCAAATTTACTGCACCTGTCTATTTTGAAAAAGGAAGGAAAGCTAAGTGTGTGCACGATATTATTCCATTTAAGTATACCTATTATTGGAATTTTAAATCTCATTGCTCAGTTCTTTATCGCAACTCGCTGA